ATCCAAGGATGTTATCGCCCAGAACACCGGCGGCACGGGCGACCTTGATCGCCTCGTTCATGACGTCAATCGCAGTCGGATATTCTGAACGGGTATAGACATAGCCCTTGGTCGCGCCAGTTGCGAGACCGGCAATGATCATGCCTTCTATCAGAACGAACGGTTCGCCTTCCATGATCATGCGATCGGCAAAGGTGCCGCTGTCGCCTTCATCGGCGTTACAGACAATGTATTTCTGATCGCCTTTGGCTTCGCGGACGGTGTTCCATTTGATGCCCGTCGGGAAACCGGCACCACCACGTCCCCGCAGGCCACTGTCGGTAACGGCCTTGACGATTTCTTCATCCGTCATTTTCAGCGCATTTTCAAGCCCGGTCAGGCCTTCATTGGCGCGGTAATCTTCAAGCGATACCGGATCAATGACACCGCAACGCTGGAAGGTCAGACGTGACTGGCTTTTGAGGAACGGGATATCCTGCGTGCGCCCCCGGAAAAGCTTGTGATCGCCGCCGGTAAGGAAGTCGGCCTCAAACAATGCGTCAATATCGTCGGTGCTAACCGGGCCATAGGCAACGCGCCCGCGCGGCGTTTCGACCTCGACCATCGGTTCCAGCCAATACATGCCAAACGATCCGTTGCGCACGACTTTGATGTCGGCACCGGTTTGCGATGCCTTGGCGGCAATGGCGGCTGCAACGTCATCAGCACCAAGTGCGACAGAACCGGAATCAAGCGGAACATAAACCTTGATGCTCATGAGCCCACCTTTTCAAGAATGCGATCCGCACTGACACGACCCACAACCTTGCCATCAATCATGGCAGCCGGGGCACAGGCACACAGGCCAAGGCAGAAGACAGGTTCCAGCGTGATCTTGTGATCAGCCGTGGTTTGCGACCAGTCAACTTTCAGATGGCGGCGAATTTGATCGCCAAGGGCATCGGCCCCCATCGCTTGACAGGCTTCGGCCCGACAGATCTTGATGACATGCTTGCCGGCCTTTTCTTCGCGGAAGTCATGATAGAAGCTTGCCACCCCGTGGACTTCTGCCCGGCTGAGGTTCAGCTTCTTTGCAATTGTCTGAAGCGCGCCATCGGGGATATAGCCAAATTCTTCCTGCACTTCGTGCAGAATTGGCAATAACGGTCCTTCCAAAGTGATCAGTTGATCACAAATGGCAGCGACGCGGACATTCTGGTCCTCGGTCGTTTCCGACATGCAAGCCTCTCTCTCAAGCATGTTATCAAATTCTTGTTTATTATGAACATTGTCGGGCATTGTCCCGACCTGTTCAATAAAGCCATCCCGTTACGCGATAGCGAAAACCTATCAAGCGGTTTGAAGCTCCGAAATCCGGGCGGCTTCTTTCAAAAGTGCTGAAACCACAGGGGTCGCAGGTTCGCGTTTTGCCGCGATCAAGCCAACCGTGTGGGTGGCATCCGGTTCAATAATCGGGATCGATTTTACCCGATCACGCATGCCAAAACTTTCGACCATTTTTTCAGGCATGATGCTGGCCCAGTTGCCGGTCTGAACGTGGGTAAACAGCGCAATCATCGAATCACTTTCAAGCGTCGCGCTAACCTTTGCCCCAGCGGCATCAAGATGCTGATCAATAATGCGGCGGTTCTGCATATCCGGTGTCAGAAGACACAACGGCAATTTGGCAGCTTCGCGCCAAGTGATCGTTTCCTTCCCGGCCAGATCATCGATGTTTGAGGTCACCAACTGATAACGTTCGCGATAGAGCGGTATGGACGTGACCCGCCCCAAGGGTTCATTATCAAGATAGGTAATCCCGGCATCGATACGAAGATCATCAAACAATGCCTGAATTTCGGCCGAGGTTCGCGACAGGATGGCAAAGCTGACATCGGGATGCTTTTCGCGAAATGGCGTGGTCAATTCATGCACCATCGCAAGGGCGGTCGGGATAACAGCAATTTGCACCTGTCCGGTCAAACCGAACCGCATGGCGCGCATTTCATCACGCATGGATCGGGTGCTGCCCACAATATGGCGCGCCCATTCCAGAACCCGTTCGCCTTCTGGCGTCAGGCCCTGATAACGCGATCCGCGTTTGACCAGCACGACGCCAAGATGATCTTCAAGCTGGCGAAGGGCGCTTGAAAGGGTTGGCTGCGTCACGCCGCATTCTTCGGCAGCATGTCCAAAATGCTGCTCGCGGGCGAGAACCATAAACATTTCGAGTTTATCAATCATGGCGTATCCGGCATCGCAAGGCGGATGCTTTTTATGGCGGTGATCGCGATCCTGTTTTCGGGTCGCGTTATTGTTGACTGAACACTCTACGTCGCAGGGAAGAGTTCTGGTTGCAGGATAACCGATTACCCCTTCGGGCATAAAGGTTATTCCTGCAACAGAACGCAGATCCGGGCCGGATGAACAGAGCCCGGATCTGCCCCTGACGCTTTGGCATGATGTCCCACTCATGCCCGGTTTTGCCGGAAAGTGGAACCGGCAAAACGGGCGCTGGACATCCGTATGTTGGCCAGCACCCTTGGTCAGGTTAGGCCTTGGACGGGGCCTCGCTTCCGCCAGCTTGCTGCGTTTCCATGTGATGCTTCTCATGGATCGGGCTGACCAGCTTGTTGGCGACCAATGCAATCGCAAGCAAAGCCGCCATGGCATACATGGTGGTGTTATAGAGGCTTGAGGTCGGATCGACCGTGCCTGCCGGTGCGATTTCCATCAGACGCCCGATGGTCACCGTTTTGGCCGCGACCAGTTGATCAAGCTGGGCAATACCGGCACCGAACTTTTCCTGGAAGGCGGCCGGATCGACCTTTGAGGCCAGATCCTTGATCGAACTGGTGACCGAGGCCTGACGCAACTGGGTGATGGCAAGCGGACCAAGAACACCGGCCGTGCTCCATGCAGTCAGAAGACGACCATGGATGCCACCGACATATTTGGTGCCAAAGATGTCGGCAAGATAGGCCGGAATGGTTGCAAAGCCACCGCCATACATCGTGAAGATGATCATGGTTGCGCCGTAGAACATGACAAGCCATGTCACAGCCGGGTTGATGCTGACCTGTTCTGCGGCAAACGGGATCGACAGATAGAGAACAATGCCCAGAATGAAGAAGCAGTAATAGGTGTTCTTGCGCCCGATATAATCAGACATCGACGCCCAGAAGAACCGACCGCACATGTTAAAGACCGAAATCATGAACACATAGGTCGCCGCAAAGGCGGAGTTCACGATAAACGGCAAGGTCGTGCCAAAGATTTCCGTCATCATGGTCTTGGCAACGCCAATCACCCCGATGCCCGCCGTGACGTTAAAGCACAGCACAATCCACAGCAGATAGAATTGCGGGGTTTTAAGTGCCTGATCAATGTGAACATTCGCGTGCGTGATCATGCGTTTGGACGCAGTATCCGCAGTCGGCGGTGTCCAACCGGCCGGAAGCCAGCCTTCGCGTGGCACACGATACGAAAACGACGCGATGATCATGACGATGAAATAGGCAACGCCCAAGGTAAAGAAGGTCGCAGCCGCCCCGGTATTACCGGTTCCGGCAACATAAACACCCTCTTCGATCGGCACCGGTGCCGCGGCAACCTGTGCGGCACCGGCAACCACGACTTCGACCATCTGGCCGCCAACTTCGGCCATGCGTTTGCCACCCTCGGTGACGAGGTTTACGGCACTTTCCGGGCCAAGATATTCCGGCACCTTGTAGAACGCGGACAGCAGGCCTTCCTTGATCGGGGTTGCGATCATTGCACCGCCGCCAAAGCCCATGATCGCCATGCCGGTCGCCATACCACGACGGTCCGGGAACCAGCGAATAAGCGTTGATACCGGCGATACATAGCCAAGACCAAGACCACAGCCGCCAAGCGCGCCATAGCCGAGATACACCAGCCAAAGCTGATGGGTCATGATGCCAAGGCCACCGATGATGAAACCACCACCCCAGCAAAAGGCGGCAACGACACCAACCATGCGCGGGCCGACTTCTTCAAGCCATTTGCCGCCAAATGCTGCGGCAAGGCCAAGAAAGACAATGGCAACAGAGAAAATCCAGACAACGGATTGCAGGCCCCAGTCGCCGGAGCTTGCGCTGACCACGCCAAATTCCTTGATCAGTGGCGGGTTGAAGATGCTCCAGGCATAGACGGAACCAATACACAAATGAATTGCAATGGATGCTGGTGGCACTTTCCAGCGATTGAAATCGTCACCAGCGACGATGTGTTCTTTTTTGAGCTTGTCAAACATAGCGATGTTCCTCCCGGTCTTTGGATTTTCCTTGCCCTTCCCCGTCGCACAATTGGTCATGGTGCAGGGCAAACACGGTTAAATCCGGAACTCTCAACATCGCAATCGCCATGCCATTGCATAACAAGCGCCGTTTTCTGTCAGTCTTCCAAACTGAAATGGACTGTTGCAGCGCACACGCATGGACAAAATGTCCATATATTTTTTCGCGCATAACGTGCAAATGGACAAAATGTCCACTCGCAACCGCAGCAATTTCAATGCGATGCCCCACAACGCGCGTTCCGGGTTTGGACAGGATTGTGGGGGATTGAAAAATCATCCTGCGATAACCCTTTTCATTGCGCGTAACGCTTTAGTAAGACAGGGCGATGAGCCTGTTACCATCCGCTTACCCGCGAAGGACGCATATGAGCGACATCATCACAGACAGATTGATCATCAGACCCTTTGTTGAAGCTGATGCCGCAGAACTGTTCGACTACATTTCGAACCCGCGCGTAAACTGCTTTATCGATGACAAGGTCACAACGCTGGAACAAGCGAAGGACAAGGCCCGGAAACGTGCAAAAGACAAAACTTGTCTTGCGGTATGCCTGAAAGAGACAGGAACCTTGATTGGTGAACTGTTGCTTCATCAAGATGGTGCCGAACAACCCGATACCTATTCTGTGGGGTGGAACTTCAATGAAAAGGTTGAAGGTAAGGGATATGCCAGTGAAAGCGCACAAGCCTTGTTTGACCATCTGTTTACACAGCGCGGCGCAAGAAGGCTTTATGCCTATGTCGAGGACAACAATTTCAAATCGCAGAAGCTGTGCGAAAAACTTGGCATGCGCAAAGAGGCTTGCTTTGAGGAGTTCATTTCGTTTGTTAACAACCCCGACGGCACACCGAAATACGAAAACACTTTTGTGTATGCCATTCTGAAAAAGGAATGGCTGCGCGCTGACATGTCAAAAAGCCCAATAAACTAATCGGCCTTGACGCCAGCCTGCCCCTAGTCCGCCTCCGGCAGCCAGATCATGAATGCGGTGCCCTTTCCGGGCTTGCTTTCCACGTCAAGCCCGCCCCCCTGTCGATCAACCAGGGTCTTGGTAATCGACAGACCAAGCCCCGTCCCTTCGCGCTGTTTCGTGGTATAGAACGGATCAAAGATGCGGTTCAGCACCTCGGCATCCATACCCGATCCGGTGTCGCGCACCGTGATCAGAATGCCCGGCACGCCATCGCGGTCTTGATCAATATCGGTCAGGGTCAACGTCCCGCGCTCAGACATGGCATGCAGGGCATTGACCATCAGATTGACCAGAACCTGTTGCAATTCGGTCCGGTTCATCAGAATCAGGCGTGTTGAATGATGTTCGCGCACGACTTCGATATCAGCGCGGCTGAGCAAATGGGCGACCAGTGGTATGCAATCGTCAATCACTTCGGCAACGCTATGGCGTTCGACAAAGCCTGCATATTCCTCAGGCTTGGCGAATTGCAGGAGTTTGGTCACGATCAGGTTGATGCGATTGACCTGTTCATCAATCAAACGGAACTCGGTATCGCCAAGTTTGGCATGCTCGCCCAACAGATCGCGCAAGACATCAAGATTCCCCTGAAGTACCGCAACGGGATTGTTGATTTCATGGGCCACACCTGCCGTGATTTCACCAATCGCCGCAAGCTTTTCGGACATGATCAACTGCTTGGTGGTGGCTTCAAGGGCGCGGTTGGCTTCTTGCAATTCGCTGGTGCGGGCATCGACCCGTGCATTAAGCTGGTCATTCCAGGCGCGCAGACGTTTATCGCGTTCCTGAACCTGATCAAGCAGATCATCCAGATGATCGGCCACAAGTGTGATTTCATCCTGTACCTGATCAATATTGGTGCGGGCAGACAAATCGCCACTTTCCACGCGCCGGATGGTACGGGTCATGCGTTCCAGTGGTTTGAAAATCCCCCGCGCCCAACGCAGGAAGATCGGTACCGACAGGGCGGTAACAAACAGGAAAGCCCCGATCAGAATCAACAGGCTTTCATATTTGGTCTGGGCAAACGGTGCTTCGAGGAACCCGACATAAAGCATGCCGACGCGTTTGCCATAGCTGTCCTTGATCGGCTCGTAGGCCGAGATGTACCAGTCATTAACGACAAAGGCCCGATCAAGCCAAACCTTGCCATCTTCCAGCACGGTTTTGCGCACCACACTTGAGACCCGCGTACCCAGTGCACGACGATCCGCAAACAAGCGGACATTGGTGCTCACACGCACATCATCAAGGAAAAGCGTCGCGGTGCCCTGACTGCCCTCGGGCAGACTGCTTTGCCGATAGACAAGATCGTTGATCGTATCGATGAAACCCAAATTCTGATTGAGCAAAATACCGCCCACCAGTGCAGCGTTTTCGCCTGTCGGAAGCTCGACATGACTTGCCGAATGGACAACCATACCCCGCGTTTCCGCATCGCGTGTTGTTGGCACCGCATTGGGCGTTTCAATCAGATCAAGCCGTGCCCGTTCCGCCAATTCAGGTGAAATGGCTTTCAGATCAGCACCACTGAAAATATCGATGCTGGTTGAAGACTGCCCGTCATATGCACTGTCTATGACCGGCCAGCCCCCTTGGCCCACGTTTTCGCCAGCCCCAGCGGGGAGCAGATAGAGGAAATCAAGGCCGAGTGCGCGTTGCCGTTCCGCAAGCAGGCGGTCAAATTCAGCTTCATTTCCGTCACGTAACACATCGCGAAAGGCAACTGATTGCCCAAGAGCCTCGATTTGTTCACCGGTATTTTCAAGAATATGGGTAAAATACTGATGGGCAATTGTCAGATCGCCACTGACCTTGGAAGTCAGAAGAGCGTCGAACTTGGTGTTCCAACGCACCATCATCACGCCCAATAACAAAGGCAGGATCACAAGCGTTGGCAAAAGCGCAATCGCCAGCAATTTGAAACGAACAGAACGTGTTCTTTTGGCGGGAGCCGTGGCCGTGCTCCGCGAGGACGCCTCGGTCATTCCTGTTCCCAGCTTGCGCATTTGCGATCAATCGTCTTGCGCGACACACCTAATCGTCGGGCGGCCTCATTGCGATTGCCATTCGTCTTGTGCAGCATCGCCAGAATGTGACGGCGCTCCATCTCGTCCAGGGTTTCATCGCCATCCGCCTGTGAACCCTGATCGGCACGTTCATCGCGGAACTCGTCCGGGAACTTGCCAAGGATCAGGGTCCGTTCAATCAGATTGCGCAATTCGCGCACATTGCCGGGCCACTCATAACGCGTCAGACCAGCCCGCACCGCGGCATCCATGGACACTTCACGCACGCCAAGCTGCTTGGACAGTTTGGTCATGAAAAGCTCTGCCAGCTCAAGGACATCATCGCCGCGCGCCGCAAGCGGGGGCATTTCTATATGCATGACATTGATGCGGTAAAACAGATCGGCCCGGAACCGACCGGCTTCGACTTCGGCCTCAAGATCGGCATTGGTCGCAAAGATAAAGCGCAGATCAACCGGGGCTTCGCGTTCTGATCCCACCGGGCGCACACGGCGACTTTCGATGGCACGCAAAAGCTTGCTCTGGGTGGCCAGCGACAATTCACCGACTTCATCAAGAAACAGGGTGCCACCCTGCGCATGCATGAACAGTCCATCACGCGCCGACTGGGCACCAGTAAAGGCGCCTTTGACGTGGCCGAACAATTCAGCCTCAATCATTTCGGACGGAATGGCGGCACAGTTAATTGGGACGAACGGCTTTTCGGCGCGATCCGACAGCGCATGCAACGAACGTGCAGTGACTTCCTTGCCTGTCCCACTTTCACCAGAAATCAGAATGGAGGTCGGCAGTGGTGCCACACGGGCAATCTTTTCGCGGATTTCCTGAATTTGCGGCGAATAGCCAATCAGCTTGTCACGCAACAGAACGTGATCTGATGTCGCACGCAATTCATGGCGCAGCACGTGGTTTTCACGCCGCAACCGCATGCGATCCAGACACCGCGCCACCGCGTTTAAAATCTGGTTGGATCGAAATGGTTTCAGGACAAAGTCAACCGCACCGGCACGCAGCGCTTTGATCGCGGTATCCAGATCGGCATAGGCTGTCATCAGGATGGCGTCCGAAAAAAAGCCGATCTCGCGCTGTTCGGTCAGCCACTCCACCCCGCTTTTTCCGGGCATGATGTTATCAAGGATCACGACATCAAAATGGTGCTGATCAAGAAGGGCTGTGGCTTCTTCGCAGTCGGCGGCCTCTTCGACCTGCTTGGCCCGAGGACCAAGGGTACGGACAAGGAAATTGCGCATGCCCGGCTCGTCATCAACAATCAGAATGGATGCCTTTTCAAGCCATGGGCCAAATTCCGGGCCGGGCCCGTTATCACCTGCGTCATTGCCAACAGGCGGCGCTGCCCCATCGGACGCGCCCAGAACGGTCGATCTCATGATGTCCCTCCGATGAAACATGCTTTTTGTTTTTTTAAAAGCTTAGTTCAGCGGAAGGAGAAAAGCAAAACCGTTGGTGAGGGTTAAGTCATTCTGATCCAGAAGCCACCTTCACCAACGGATGTGCAAAATATGGGATCAAGCTTGCTTGCGATGAATGGCAAATGGCGACCAGCTTTGGCTGACCGGCATCACTTCCAGCGAGTTGACATTCACATGGGCTGGCAAGTTCGCCACCCAAAAGATGCTTTCGGCGATATCTTCGGGCTGGATCGGATCGGCACCACTGTAAAGCTTGTCGTAGGCTTCCTTGTTACCGCCGGTGCGGACCAGCGTGAATTCGCTTTCACAAAGCCCCGGTTCGATCGAGGTAACGCGAACGCCCGTTCCCGCCAGATCACAGCGAATACCCAACGAAAATTGCTGAACGAACGCCTTGGTCGCGCCATAGACGTTCCCGCCCGGATACGGCCAGTTCGATGCGATGGAAGCCAGGTTAACAATCGCCCCTTTTCGTTCGATCAGTTTATCAAGCAGGATGCGGGTAATGGCTACCAGACCCTTGGTGTTGGTATCAATCATCGTCATCCAGTCTGACAGATTGCATTCCTGTGCAGGACCGGTGCCAAGCGCCAAACCGGCATTGTTGACCAGAAGATCGATCTCGGCGAAGTCCGCCGGAAGACTGTCAATTGCGTTGCGGGTCGCATCGGCATCCTGAATATCAAAGCAAAGTGCATGGGCAACCGATGCGCCACCGAGTTCTTCGACAAGGGCGTCAAGCCGTTCGGCACGCCTGCCGGTCACGATGACTTTCCAGCCTTCCTTGACAAAACGCCGGGCCGTTGCCGCGCCAAAGCCAGAAGTTGCGCCGGTAATGAGTGCTGTTTTGGTCATGGGGATCTCCGGTGGTTTGAATGTTTTGGTGAGAGGCTTACAGACCAATCACGATGGTCTGGGCGAAACCGATAATGGCAATAAGAACGAGGCTGATGGCACAAACACGCCGCCAAGTGGTTG
The DNA window shown above is from Thalassospira sp. ER-Se-21-Dark and carries:
- a CDS encoding formate dehydrogenase subunit gamma, with amino-acid sequence MSETTEDQNVRVAAICDQLITLEGPLLPILHEVQEEFGYIPDGALQTIAKKLNLSRAEVHGVASFYHDFREEKAGKHVIKICRAEACQAMGADALGDQIRRHLKVDWSQTTADHKITLEPVFCLGLCACAPAAMIDGKVVGRVSADRILEKVGS
- a CDS encoding LysR family transcriptional regulator, which encodes MIDKLEMFMVLAREQHFGHAAEECGVTQPTLSSALRQLEDHLGVVLVKRGSRYQGLTPEGERVLEWARHIVGSTRSMRDEMRAMRFGLTGQVQIAVIPTALAMVHELTTPFREKHPDVSFAILSRTSAEIQALFDDLRIDAGITYLDNEPLGRVTSIPLYRERYQLVTSNIDDLAGKETITWREAAKLPLCLLTPDMQNRRIIDQHLDAAGAKVSATLESDSMIALFTHVQTGNWASIMPEKMVESFGMRDRVKSIPIIEPDATHTVGLIAAKREPATPVVSALLKEAARISELQTA
- a CDS encoding OFA family MFS transporter, yielding MFDKLKKEHIVAGDDFNRWKVPPASIAIHLCIGSVYAWSIFNPPLIKEFGVVSASSGDWGLQSVVWIFSVAIVFLGLAAAFGGKWLEEVGPRMVGVVAAFCWGGGFIIGGLGIMTHQLWLVYLGYGALGGCGLGLGYVSPVSTLIRWFPDRRGMATGMAIMGFGGGAMIATPIKEGLLSAFYKVPEYLGPESAVNLVTEGGKRMAEVGGQMVEVVVAGAAQVAAAPVPIEEGVYVAGTGNTGAAATFFTLGVAYFIVMIIASFSYRVPREGWLPAGWTPPTADTASKRMITHANVHIDQALKTPQFYLLWIVLCFNVTAGIGVIGVAKTMMTEIFGTTLPFIVNSAFAATYVFMISVFNMCGRFFWASMSDYIGRKNTYYCFFILGIVLYLSIPFAAEQVSINPAVTWLVMFYGATMIIFTMYGGGFATIPAYLADIFGTKYVGGIHGRLLTAWSTAGVLGPLAITQLRQASVTSSIKDLASKVDPAAFQEKFGAGIAQLDQLVAAKTVTIGRLMEIAPAGTVDPTSSLYNTTMYAMAALLAIALVANKLVSPIHEKHHMETQQAGGSEAPSKA
- a CDS encoding GNAT family protein produces the protein MSLLPSAYPRRTHMSDIITDRLIIRPFVEADAAELFDYISNPRVNCFIDDKVTTLEQAKDKARKRAKDKTCLAVCLKETGTLIGELLLHQDGAEQPDTYSVGWNFNEKVEGKGYASESAQALFDHLFTQRGARRLYAYVEDNNFKSQKLCEKLGMRKEACFEEFISFVNNPDGTPKYENTFVYAILKKEWLRADMSKSPIN
- a CDS encoding HAMP domain-containing sensor histidine kinase, whose protein sequence is MTEASSRSTATAPAKRTRSVRFKLLAIALLPTLVILPLLLGVMMVRWNTKFDALLTSKVSGDLTIAHQYFTHILENTGEQIEALGQSVAFRDVLRDGNEAEFDRLLAERQRALGLDFLYLLPAGAGENVGQGGWPVIDSAYDGQSSTSIDIFSGADLKAISPELAERARLDLIETPNAVPTTRDAETRGMVVHSASHVELPTGENAALVGGILLNQNLGFIDTINDLVYRQSSLPEGSQGTATLFLDDVRVSTNVRLFADRRALGTRVSSVVRKTVLEDGKVWLDRAFVVNDWYISAYEPIKDSYGKRVGMLYVGFLEAPFAQTKYESLLILIGAFLFVTALSVPIFLRWARGIFKPLERMTRTIRRVESGDLSARTNIDQVQDEITLVADHLDDLLDQVQERDKRLRAWNDQLNARVDARTSELQEANRALEATTKQLIMSEKLAAIGEITAGVAHEINNPVAVLQGNLDVLRDLLGEHAKLGDTEFRLIDEQVNRINLIVTKLLQFAKPEEYAGFVERHSVAEVIDDCIPLVAHLLSRADIEVVREHHSTRLILMNRTELQQVLVNLMVNALHAMSERGTLTLTDIDQDRDGVPGILITVRDTGSGMDAEVLNRIFDPFYTTKQREGTGLGLSITKTLVDRQGGGLDVESKPGKGTAFMIWLPEAD
- a CDS encoding sigma-54 dependent transcriptional regulator, whose product is MRSTVLGASDGAAPPVGNDAGDNGPGPEFGPWLEKASILIVDDEPGMRNFLVRTLGPRAKQVEEAADCEEATALLDQHHFDVVILDNIMPGKSGVEWLTEQREIGFFSDAILMTAYADLDTAIKALRAGAVDFVLKPFRSNQILNAVARCLDRMRLRRENHVLRHELRATSDHVLLRDKLIGYSPQIQEIREKIARVAPLPTSILISGESGTGKEVTARSLHALSDRAEKPFVPINCAAIPSEMIEAELFGHVKGAFTGAQSARDGLFMHAQGGTLFLDEVGELSLATQSKLLRAIESRRVRPVGSEREAPVDLRFIFATNADLEAEVEAGRFRADLFYRINVMHIEMPPLAARGDDVLELAELFMTKLSKQLGVREVSMDAAVRAGLTRYEWPGNVRELRNLIERTLILGKFPDEFRDERADQGSQADGDETLDEMERRHILAMLHKTNGNRNEAARRLGVSRKTIDRKCASWEQE
- a CDS encoding SDR family oxidoreductase, which gives rise to MTKTALITGATSGFGAATARRFVKEGWKVIVTGRRAERLDALVEELGGASVAHALCFDIQDADATRNAIDSLPADFAEIDLLVNNAGLALGTGPAQECNLSDWMTMIDTNTKGLVAITRILLDKLIERKGAIVNLASIASNWPYPGGNVYGATKAFVQQFSLGIRCDLAGTGVRVTSIEPGLCESEFTLVRTGGNKEAYDKLYSGADPIQPEDIAESIFWVANLPAHVNVNSLEVMPVSQSWSPFAIHRKQA